One window of the Pedobacter ginsengisoli genome contains the following:
- a CDS encoding glycan-binding surface protein, protein MKKLLNKANSHLLLVLLATLFFIQQGCKKEQSPSTSKGLPVINSIRNYVASPGDSVLTSVGTGKWIVISGSNLRGALQIYFNGVKGSFNDAWFSDTSAIVLIPEVIAFPLVEESQLNTIRYVTNHGETTFSFPIVAPAPTISGISNESANPGDSVKINGFNFFFIERISYAGVEVTDFKASSDGTSISMAVPATVSTSGPVLVRTKSGADTTFYHVHDYVTGVLNNYDAVNNFSWGSDVSNSSVDFPGNNGNYGIMKASNVPAGNGEWWGGGRSINTNDAQWVAVSHLQDTLSTYALKFEVAVKKPWLNGTIQIVRDQNWDYMALYRPWRNANGSATAFKTDGWQTVTIPLTNFLKASLPASTLTELLGQEGKGAIKFMFVNDGSDVVSNFEAAVDNIRIVKIR, encoded by the coding sequence ATGAAAAAGCTACTAAACAAAGCTAATAGCCATTTATTACTTGTTTTACTCGCAACACTGTTCTTTATTCAACAGGGGTGTAAAAAAGAGCAATCACCATCAACTTCCAAAGGTCTTCCGGTGATTAACAGTATACGTAATTATGTGGCGAGTCCGGGAGACTCAGTTTTAACCAGTGTAGGTACCGGAAAATGGATTGTTATTTCGGGCAGTAATTTAAGAGGTGCGCTTCAAATTTATTTTAATGGTGTGAAAGGTTCCTTCAATGACGCATGGTTTTCAGATACAAGTGCTATTGTATTGATACCTGAGGTGATTGCCTTTCCTTTGGTAGAGGAGTCTCAACTTAATACTATACGTTATGTAACCAATCATGGAGAAACCACCTTCTCGTTTCCCATTGTAGCGCCTGCTCCAACAATTTCTGGGATATCAAATGAAAGTGCCAATCCGGGCGACTCTGTTAAAATAAATGGATTTAATTTCTTTTTTATTGAGCGCATCAGTTATGCAGGAGTTGAAGTTACCGACTTTAAGGCTTCCAGTGATGGCACCTCTATCAGTATGGCCGTCCCGGCAACTGTGTCAACTAGCGGTCCGGTTCTTGTCCGTACCAAGTCAGGTGCTGATACTACCTTTTATCATGTACACGATTATGTTACCGGGGTTCTGAATAATTATGATGCCGTAAATAATTTTTCATGGGGTTCTGATGTTTCAAACAGCTCAGTGGATTTTCCGGGGAACAATGGGAATTATGGCATAATGAAAGCCTCAAACGTACCAGCCGGAAATGGAGAATGGTGGGGAGGTGGACGATCAATTAACACTAATGATGCGCAATGGGTAGCGGTAAGCCATTTACAGGATACCTTGAGTACTTATGCGCTAAAGTTCGAAGTTGCGGTGAAGAAACCTTGGCTAAATGGAACAATCCAGATTGTAAGAGATCAAAACTGGGACTATATGGCCCTTTACCGCCCATGGAGAAACGCCAATGGCTCCGCCACTGCTTTTAAAACGGATGGCTGGCAAACAGTAACCATTCCATTAACAAACTTTTTAAAAGCGAGCCTACCTGCATCAACTTTAACAGAACTACTTGGTCAGGAAGGGAAAGGTGCGATTAAATTTATGTTCGTAAACGACGGCTCTGACGTAGTGAGTAATTTTGAAGCTGCTGTTGACAATATCAGGATCGTAAAAATAAGATAA
- a CDS encoding DUF962 domain-containing protein produces the protein MTEKRFKSLKEFYPFYLSEHSNLTSRILHFIGSLLAVLLLFTAVLFHDLRFIIGIPIVGYGFAWVGHFFFEKNKPATFQYPAYSLACDFILFWELLTGSQPFKVKK, from the coding sequence ATGACTGAAAAAAGATTTAAATCTCTTAAGGAATTTTATCCTTTCTACCTAAGCGAACATAGTAATCTTACTAGTAGAATATTGCATTTTATTGGGAGTCTGCTTGCCGTATTACTGTTATTTACAGCGGTATTGTTTCACGACTTACGCTTTATAATCGGTATACCAATTGTTGGATATGGCTTTGCCTGGGTAGGGCATTTCTTTTTTGAAAAAAATAAACCCGCAACTTTTCAATATCCTGCATATAGCCTGGCTTGCGACTTCATTTTATTCTGGGAATTGTTAACAGGAAGTCAACCCTTTAAAGTAAAGAAATAA
- a CDS encoding SusC/RagA family TonB-linked outer membrane protein has translation MNQTISIRKLPIFLWLVTSMVLLHLKGYTQERKITGKIVAMEDSGPLPGATVQVKSKRTFVSANEKGQFSIGANTGDILIFKMIGFQQQEIMVGDGSIINVSLKMEHTKLDEVVVVGYGEKKRGDLTGSISSVSGADIVRTQPTTIDQALQGKVPGVVVQQISGQPGGGVSVQIRGLSGFSNNPPLYVIDGVQILPSTGDKGTNPLSSINPSEVASIDILKDASATAIYGAQATNGVVIITTKRGNSGPPQISYDGYAGGQALPKYYDVMNLREYATFMNEKGAIIGYDLRPHFANPQYLGEGTNWQEALFRTALMQNHNLSLSGGDARTKYYLSGTYFSQDGIALGSDFKRISTRLNLDSKATDWLKTGISLQLANVKENVTTSQTGVIRQALNQTPDVNVINPDGTWGGNDPNIYGATGANPFALASIVKDLKNRYELFGNAYAEIQFAKGLSLRNEVAGNFSTASEDQFDPIYTMGSYSKLANSANYSSGKNSFYSLTNYLTYWRSFGKYNLNAMIGHESKVWENENVSAGRQNFPSNNVQAISGGDATTATNSGTKGQTAGESYFGRIDFKYEDKYNLTLNIRNDGSSKFAPENRWVTTYSGAFGWRLNQESFLKEVKAINDLKLRIGYGLQNNQNIRDYAYGSTLTTVATSLSGTSQLISANGNPNVKWETTKSYNTGLDASILDRRIQFSVDAYYKKTENLLLSLTLPLYSGMVDATGYAPGSIQSPYINIGSVSNKGIEFSLTTQNLRGKNFNWTSNLTLSHNRNEVLALNTDAAALYGYAGSTVITKSIVGRSIGEYYGYETLGTYKNAEDFAKYPAIPQKGGLPIPITNGSGGVWVGDVIFKDQNGDGIIDESDQVFLGSPNPKIQFGINNSFNYKNFDLNIFMSGNYGNKLFNQVRVDAENPNQNFGYFRNVINYARIGLIDPAGLASDINNVYITNPETTITRISQSSGNGNERFSSKYIENGSFLRCKSITLGYSFAENFLSKIHLKSLRLYGQVTNVFTITKYKGYDPEIGSWNPLAAGVDNGYYAQPRVFTIGANISILNK, from the coding sequence ATGAACCAAACAATTTCTATCAGGAAATTACCAATTTTTTTATGGTTGGTAACTTCAATGGTGCTCCTGCACTTAAAAGGATATACTCAGGAGAGGAAAATTACAGGAAAGATCGTCGCGATGGAGGATTCCGGCCCATTGCCAGGGGCTACCGTACAGGTGAAATCAAAAAGAACATTCGTATCTGCGAATGAAAAAGGGCAGTTTTCCATAGGAGCCAATACAGGTGATATTCTGATTTTTAAGATGATCGGCTTCCAACAGCAAGAGATCATGGTAGGTGATGGCAGTATCATCAATGTGAGTTTGAAGATGGAACATACAAAACTGGACGAAGTTGTTGTCGTTGGTTACGGGGAGAAGAAAAGAGGGGATCTTACCGGATCCATATCTTCTGTTTCCGGAGCTGATATTGTTAGGACACAGCCCACAACTATCGATCAGGCCTTGCAGGGGAAAGTACCCGGTGTTGTTGTACAGCAGATTTCCGGACAGCCTGGTGGTGGCGTTTCTGTACAAATTCGCGGGCTGTCAGGTTTTAGCAATAACCCTCCACTATATGTAATTGATGGTGTACAGATATTGCCTTCAACTGGTGATAAAGGTACCAATCCCTTATCCAGTATCAACCCCTCAGAAGTAGCATCCATCGATATCCTAAAAGATGCCTCGGCTACTGCTATTTATGGAGCACAGGCAACCAATGGTGTAGTTATTATTACCACAAAAAGAGGAAACTCGGGCCCTCCGCAAATTAGTTACGATGGATATGCCGGCGGCCAGGCACTGCCTAAGTATTATGATGTAATGAATTTGAGGGAATACGCAACATTTATGAATGAAAAGGGAGCCATTATAGGGTATGATTTAAGGCCTCACTTTGCAAATCCACAATATTTGGGTGAAGGAACGAATTGGCAGGAGGCTTTGTTCAGAACTGCACTTATGCAAAATCATAACTTATCTCTTAGCGGTGGTGATGCCAGAACTAAATACTATTTGTCTGGCACTTACTTTAGTCAGGACGGGATTGCTCTGGGTTCAGATTTTAAAAGAATTTCTACAAGGTTAAACCTGGATAGCAAAGCAACTGATTGGTTAAAAACCGGTATAAGTTTGCAATTGGCAAATGTGAAGGAAAACGTAACTACTTCTCAAACCGGTGTAATAAGACAGGCATTAAATCAAACACCTGATGTCAACGTCATAAATCCAGATGGCACTTGGGGAGGGAATGACCCCAATATTTATGGTGCTACCGGTGCCAATCCATTTGCCTTAGCGAGCATTGTAAAGGACCTTAAGAACAGATACGAGCTATTTGGGAATGCTTATGCCGAAATTCAGTTTGCAAAGGGGCTTAGCTTGCGTAATGAGGTAGCAGGAAATTTTTCAACTGCTTCAGAAGACCAGTTCGACCCTATATATACCATGGGATCCTATTCTAAGCTTGCCAACTCTGCCAATTATTCCAGCGGAAAAAATAGCTTTTATTCCCTTACCAACTATTTAACCTATTGGCGCTCATTCGGTAAATATAACTTAAATGCAATGATCGGGCATGAGTCTAAAGTGTGGGAAAACGAAAACGTATCGGCAGGCAGACAAAATTTCCCTAGTAATAACGTGCAGGCAATAAGTGGAGGAGATGCTACCACAGCAACTAACTCCGGTACAAAGGGACAAACTGCAGGCGAGTCTTATTTTGGCCGTATCGATTTTAAATATGAGGACAAATATAATTTAACCCTTAATATACGTAACGACGGTTCGTCTAAATTTGCGCCTGAGAACCGCTGGGTAACCACTTATTCAGGAGCATTTGGCTGGAGATTGAATCAGGAAAGCTTCCTGAAGGAGGTCAAAGCAATTAATGACTTGAAACTTAGGATTGGATATGGTTTACAAAATAACCAAAACATCCGCGATTATGCCTACGGCTCAACTTTAACCACAGTTGCAACATCACTATCAGGTACTTCACAGCTCATATCAGCTAATGGTAATCCAAATGTAAAATGGGAAACCACAAAAAGTTATAATACAGGTTTAGATGCAAGTATTTTGGATAGAAGGATTCAATTTTCTGTGGATGCTTACTACAAGAAAACAGAGAACTTGTTATTAAGTCTAACACTGCCATTATATTCAGGAATGGTTGATGCCACAGGTTATGCGCCGGGGTCTATCCAGTCTCCTTATATTAATATTGGTTCGGTGAGCAATAAGGGAATAGAATTTTCATTAACAACCCAAAATCTGAGAGGTAAAAACTTTAATTGGACAAGTAACCTTACCTTATCCCATAACAGGAATGAAGTGTTGGCCCTAAATACTGATGCTGCCGCATTGTATGGTTACGCCGGTAGCACGGTAATTACCAAATCAATTGTTGGCAGATCTATAGGTGAATATTATGGATACGAAACTCTGGGCACTTATAAAAATGCCGAAGATTTTGCAAAATACCCGGCAATACCTCAAAAAGGCGGACTTCCTATACCAATTACCAATGGTTCAGGCGGGGTTTGGGTAGGTGATGTTATTTTTAAAGATCAGAATGGCGATGGAATCATAGATGAAAGTGACCAGGTCTTTTTAGGCTCACCAAATCCAAAGATCCAATTTGGGATAAATAATAGCTTTAATTACAAAAACTTTGATTTGAATATTTTCATGTCTGGTAACTATGGCAATAAGCTTTTTAACCAGGTAAGGGTAGATGCCGAAAATCCAAACCAGAATTTTGGATATTTTAGGAATGTAATTAATTATGCCCGAATCGGTTTGATTGATCCTGCCGGTTTAGCTTCCGATATTAATAATGTATACATTACCAATCCGGAAACCACAATTACCAGAATCAGCCAGAGCAGTGGTAATGGAAACGAGCGTTTTTCAAGTAAATATATCGAAAACGGCTCTTTTTTAAGATGTAAAAGCATTACTCTGGGTTATAGTTTTGCGGAAAATTTCTTATCTAAAATTCATTTAAAATCATTGCGCCTATATGGTCAGGTAACCAATGTGTTTACCATTACAAAATATAAAGGATATGACCCTGAAATTGGTTCATGGAATCCTTTGGCAGCAGGTGTGGATAATGGATACTATGCACAGCCACGTGTGTTTACAATTGGGGCAAACATCTCTATTTTAAATAAATAA
- a CDS encoding cellulase family glycosylhydrolase: protein MNHLKNIQIKGQLVLLLLLLVMVLASSCKKKEVAQAELSISLSEAAFEPEGGTSTITVASNSNWTINNPATSWVQLNQTLGSAGSTDLQLTVIANGTGASRSATLIVTSGNGQSRRLKLSQKGHLFPSYNTSPQAPDQTGMGSTAVQLAAKMHLGWNIGNTMESPGGESGWGNPQITESYIKFLKQTGFNAVRLPCSWDWHHLSDRSKAQIDPLWINRVKEVVKYCVDNDMYVLLNIHWDGGWLENNINHAKKDSVDAKQKALWEQIATSMRDFDEHLMFASANEPAAHNAEEVAILNGFHQTFINAVRSTGGKNSYRVLVIQGPATNGDLTNELMNKLPIDQVPDRLMIEIHNYTPSQFTILDGDATWGKMFYYWGTGYHSTIEPGRNATWGEESEHPREFSLMKSKFIDKGIPVILGEYGAYKRRGSRNVPLDIEKHNASVDYWNNYVTKQAIKFGLKPFFWDTGGALDRRNNTVLDPGTINALITGAH from the coding sequence ATGAATCATCTAAAAAATATACAAATTAAAGGACAGCTGGTCCTATTGCTCCTGCTCCTAGTTATGGTATTGGCCTCATCATGTAAGAAAAAGGAGGTAGCGCAGGCAGAACTTAGTATATCCCTGTCAGAAGCCGCTTTTGAGCCGGAAGGAGGTACCTCCACAATAACAGTTGCCAGTAACAGTAACTGGACCATTAACAATCCCGCTACTTCTTGGGTACAGTTAAATCAGACACTGGGAAGTGCAGGCAGCACAGATCTGCAATTAACGGTTATAGCCAATGGCACAGGCGCTTCGCGCTCGGCAACCTTGATTGTAACATCTGGAAATGGTCAGTCCAGGCGGCTGAAGCTTTCACAAAAAGGCCACCTGTTTCCATCGTATAACACCTCGCCTCAAGCGCCCGACCAGACAGGTATGGGCAGTACAGCGGTGCAGCTGGCAGCCAAAATGCATCTGGGATGGAACATAGGCAATACCATGGAATCGCCGGGTGGCGAAAGTGGCTGGGGCAATCCACAAATTACTGAATCCTATATCAAATTTTTAAAGCAGACAGGATTTAATGCCGTAAGGCTGCCATGTTCATGGGACTGGCATCATTTAAGCGATCGCTCGAAAGCGCAAATCGACCCGCTCTGGATTAATAGAGTGAAAGAGGTAGTTAAGTACTGTGTAGACAATGACATGTATGTGCTGCTCAATATCCACTGGGATGGCGGCTGGCTGGAAAACAATATCAATCATGCCAAGAAAGATTCCGTTGATGCCAAGCAAAAAGCACTATGGGAGCAAATCGCTACCTCAATGAGGGACTTTGATGAGCACCTGATGTTTGCCAGTGCAAATGAGCCTGCTGCTCATAATGCTGAAGAGGTGGCAATACTCAATGGTTTTCACCAGACATTTATCAATGCAGTTCGCTCCACAGGTGGGAAGAATAGCTACCGCGTATTGGTAATTCAGGGGCCTGCTACTAATGGAGATTTAACCAATGAGTTAATGAATAAGCTACCTATTGATCAGGTTCCCGACCGCTTGATGATTGAAATACACAATTATACGCCTTCTCAATTTACCATACTAGATGGAGATGCAACCTGGGGTAAAATGTTTTACTATTGGGGAACAGGGTACCACTCCACTATTGAACCGGGTCGTAACGCAACCTGGGGTGAAGAAAGTGAGCATCCCAGAGAGTTTAGCCTGATGAAATCTAAGTTTATAGATAAGGGGATTCCGGTAATATTGGGTGAGTATGGTGCCTACAAAAGACGCGGTTCAAGAAATGTTCCATTAGATATCGAAAAACACAACGCCTCTGTAGATTATTGGAATAACTATGTGACCAAACAGGCCATCAAGTTTGGCCTTAAGCCTTTCTTTTGGGATACAGGTGGTGCGCTAGACCGCAGAAATAATACGGTGCTGGATCCCGGGACGATAAATGCACTTATTACCGGCGCTCATTAA
- a CDS encoding proline dehydrogenase family protein — METFPKKSLNFDDTEVAFRNKSNSELNAAYWLFKIISSNFLTKVGPPVTNFFLNIGLPIKGIIKATIFKHFCGGETIAECAETITQLYSGKVGTILDYSVEGEDEEAVFDFTCDEIIRTIDQAAKDKRIPITVFKVTGIGRFALLEKLDAKQTLTPAEEAEYEKVKQRCERICRTAFDKKVPVMIDAEETWIQKTIDELAVEMMRLFNKETIIVYNTYQMYRHDKLADLKADHLIAKAAGYILGVKMVRGAYMEKERKRAEEMGYPSPIQPTKEASDIDYNESLRYCIAHIDEIAFVCGTHNEESSRLLAELLDQNKIAHNHPHVYFAQLLGMSDNLSFNLSDAGYNVAKYVPYGPVKAVMPYLFRRAQENTSIAGQTSRELGLIIKEKKRRRL, encoded by the coding sequence ATGGAGACATTCCCCAAAAAATCATTGAATTTTGATGATACTGAAGTTGCTTTCCGCAACAAATCTAACTCTGAATTAAACGCCGCCTATTGGCTTTTTAAAATAATAAGCAGTAATTTTTTAACTAAAGTTGGCCCTCCGGTTACCAATTTCTTTTTGAACATTGGCTTACCAATTAAGGGGATTATTAAAGCTACAATTTTTAAACATTTTTGTGGTGGCGAAACAATTGCCGAATGTGCAGAAACTATAACGCAGCTTTATTCAGGTAAAGTAGGTACCATTCTGGATTATTCTGTAGAGGGTGAAGATGAAGAAGCTGTTTTTGATTTTACCTGCGATGAGATTATCAGAACGATAGATCAGGCCGCTAAAGACAAACGTATTCCAATTACCGTATTTAAAGTTACAGGTATTGGCCGTTTTGCTTTACTTGAAAAGCTAGATGCAAAACAAACATTAACACCAGCTGAAGAAGCTGAATATGAAAAAGTAAAACAGCGTTGTGAAAGGATTTGCAGAACCGCTTTTGATAAAAAGGTGCCTGTAATGATTGATGCCGAAGAAACCTGGATCCAGAAAACAATTGATGAGCTTGCCGTAGAGATGATGCGTTTGTTTAATAAAGAAACCATTATTGTTTACAACACTTATCAGATGTACCGTCATGATAAACTTGCCGATTTAAAAGCAGACCACCTTATTGCGAAGGCTGCCGGCTATATTTTAGGGGTTAAAATGGTGAGAGGTGCTTACATGGAAAAGGAGCGCAAAAGAGCTGAAGAAATGGGCTACCCTTCACCTATACAGCCAACCAAAGAGGCCTCTGATATTGATTATAATGAATCGTTAAGATATTGCATAGCGCATATTGATGAGATTGCATTTGTTTGCGGCACTCATAATGAAGAAAGCAGCAGGTTATTAGCTGAATTGCTTGACCAAAATAAGATCGCTCATAATCATCCCCATGTTTATTTCGCTCAATTATTAGGAATGAGTGATAATTTAAGCTTTAACTTATCGGACGCCGGTTATAACGTAGCGAAATACGTGCCTTACGGGCCAGTTAAAGCAGTAATGCCGTATCTTTTCAGAAGAGCTCAGGAAAATACATCTATAGCCGGGCAAACGAGCCGTGAGCTTGGATTAATTATCAAAGAAAAGAAAAGAAGAAGATTGTAA
- a CDS encoding HAD family hydrolase: protein METVLAQKIKNIIFDYGNVIFEIDFVRTQNALLQLGIANVQQFFAHKSHNEIFNDFETGSISPAQFRSKIREAANNMDLSDEQIDSAWNSLLVGVPSPAVHETLLKVKEKYRTFLLSNNNEIHYNWIVDYLQREYNVNDNNHLFEKAYYSQQMFLRKPNVEIFEQVIKENNLIPEETLFIDDSPQHLVGAKQAGLNTLLMDKHPKDLEQFLIDHHIL from the coding sequence ATGGAAACAGTTTTAGCACAAAAAATAAAAAATATTATTTTCGATTATGGCAACGTTATATTCGAAATAGACTTTGTAAGAACCCAAAATGCTCTTTTACAATTAGGTATAGCCAACGTTCAGCAGTTCTTTGCCCATAAAAGTCATAATGAAATTTTTAATGATTTCGAGACCGGTTCTATCTCTCCCGCTCAATTTCGTAGCAAAATACGTGAGGCAGCAAACAATATGGACTTAAGCGATGAGCAAATTGACAGCGCATGGAACAGTTTATTAGTCGGTGTTCCCTCTCCGGCAGTACATGAGACTCTACTTAAAGTAAAAGAAAAGTACCGCACCTTTTTACTTAGCAACAATAACGAAATTCACTATAACTGGATTGTTGATTATCTGCAACGCGAATATAATGTTAACGATAATAACCACCTTTTTGAAAAAGCTTACTACTCTCAACAGATGTTCCTTCGTAAACCTAACGTCGAAATATTTGAACAGGTCATTAAAGAAAACAACCTCATTCCTGAAGAAACTTTATTTATTGATGATAGCCCGCAACATCTTGTTGGAGCAAAGCAGGCGGGGCTTAACACACTTTTAATGGATAAGCATCCTAAAGATCTGGAACAGTTTTTAATTGATCATCACATCTTATAG
- a CDS encoding RagB/SusD family nutrient uptake outer membrane protein, which translates to MKHIKLYIFIFFAAVITSSCKKSFLERPPLSQITTDNFYKSTSDLRLATAALYAQPWNDWNSFPLLAFGDILSGNMLQPYNADLAQLTAFSITSDNGQLTTSWRCFYKIVGHCNTNIKAINTKLPDSVPLQSKNGALGELKFLRATAYFHLAQLWGAVPIIEDNDELIKNPQLPRHLLSDVYKFIVNDLRFAAASLPIRDQPGRVTTWSAQGMLAKVYLTKAGVGGSRNQADLDSAAFFAKNVINASGLSLLPSYYNLFRTQFNDNSESLFAFQWAPGVGYGNGNAIQTQFAPSGAVVPPGGGWGGAIGPTFDLDSLYTPQDSIRRKATFMLTGDHYPELNAAGGGYTATNCSVKKHIVGTALDNNSPTMDIWSSPQHNTVLRLADVYLVYVEALLGTGNSTSDAEALRVFNLVRERAGVDKVTTITTASLRNERRIELAFEGQYWFDLVRLSYYNPQGAITLLNNQILHQTRIQFTYDPSTGVKTKNTSDMIISPPTIATFTLPIPATEITADPKLLAPPVAYY; encoded by the coding sequence ATGAAACATATTAAACTATACATATTTATCTTTTTTGCTGCTGTTATAACAAGCAGCTGTAAAAAATCCTTTCTGGAGAGGCCACCTTTGTCGCAAATTACAACAGATAATTTTTACAAGAGTACTTCTGATCTAAGACTTGCTACCGCGGCGTTGTACGCCCAGCCATGGAACGATTGGAATAGCTTTCCTTTGCTTGCCTTTGGAGATATTTTGAGTGGCAATATGTTGCAGCCTTACAATGCCGATTTGGCACAGTTAACTGCATTTTCGATAACCAGCGATAACGGACAGCTAACTACTTCATGGCGTTGTTTTTACAAAATTGTAGGTCATTGCAACACTAACATAAAAGCGATTAATACAAAACTACCTGACAGTGTGCCATTACAGAGTAAAAACGGTGCCCTTGGGGAACTAAAGTTTTTACGCGCCACTGCATATTTTCATTTGGCCCAGCTATGGGGTGCTGTACCTATTATAGAAGATAATGATGAGCTGATCAAAAATCCGCAGTTACCACGTCACCTGCTTAGCGATGTTTACAAATTTATCGTTAACGATTTGAGATTTGCCGCAGCATCTTTACCCATTCGTGACCAGCCCGGACGTGTTACCACCTGGTCTGCACAAGGCATGCTGGCTAAGGTATACCTTACCAAAGCAGGCGTTGGCGGAAGCAGGAACCAGGCAGATCTGGACAGTGCTGCTTTTTTTGCAAAAAATGTGATCAATGCAAGTGGCTTATCGCTATTGCCAAGCTATTATAATTTGTTCAGAACGCAATTTAATGATAATTCCGAATCGCTTTTTGCTTTTCAGTGGGCTCCTGGCGTAGGTTATGGCAATGGCAACGCCATTCAAACACAATTTGCGCCGAGCGGAGCTGTGGTTCCCCCTGGTGGTGGTTGGGGCGGTGCAATCGGACCAACCTTTGATCTGGATAGCCTTTATACGCCGCAGGATTCTATACGACGTAAAGCTACTTTCATGCTTACAGGCGATCACTACCCAGAATTAAATGCTGCAGGTGGTGGTTATACGGCAACAAACTGCAGTGTTAAAAAGCATATTGTGGGTACTGCCCTTGATAACAATTCGCCAACGATGGACATTTGGTCCTCTCCGCAGCATAATACGGTATTGCGTTTGGCGGATGTTTATTTAGTATACGTTGAGGCTTTATTAGGAACTGGTAATTCGACTTCAGATGCAGAAGCATTAAGAGTCTTTAATTTGGTCAGAGAAAGAGCGGGTGTTGATAAGGTCACAACCATTACAACAGCGTCTCTCAGAAACGAAAGGAGAATTGAATTGGCATTTGAGGGACAGTACTGGTTTGATCTGGTTCGCTTGTCTTATTATAATCCTCAGGGAGCTATTACTTTGTTAAACAATCAAATTCTACATCAGACAAGGATACAATTTACTTATGATCCCTCTACAGGTGTAAAAACAAAAAACACCAGCGATATGATTATTTCACCGCCAACCATTGCTACGTTTACCCTGCCAATACCAGCAACCGAGATTACGGCTGATCCGAAATTACTGGCACCTCCTGTAGCATATTACTAA
- a CDS encoding glycoside hydrolase family 5 protein encodes MVAGKPCTLQSIGVIILFLWSITFCKAQDANPVSVHGALKVQSGKILDSHNKPPQLRGISLSWSAWGGRKYYNHEVVSWLKTDFKINLLRVAMAVEPDGGYLKDPIGQERLITTVIDAAIKEGIYVLIDWHDHHANLNIKEAKTFFKKISAKYSGVPNIIYEIWNEPERVEWKVVKDYAMEVITEIRKNDKENIIVVGSPNWDQDIDIAAKDPIKGFKNIAYSFHFYASDPNHQEKLMNKADHAIARGLPIMVTEWGVGEANGNGVFDVQKSDGWMNWMEKHKLSSANWNLTDKKETTALLLPGASASGQWPSTMLTPAGIYIRQWLIKLNKN; translated from the coding sequence ATGGTAGCTGGTAAGCCTTGCACACTCCAATCTATAGGAGTAATTATTCTCTTTTTATGGTCAATCACATTTTGCAAAGCACAGGACGCTAATCCAGTTAGTGTACATGGGGCTTTAAAAGTTCAAAGTGGTAAAATTTTAGATAGCCACAACAAACCACCGCAATTAAGAGGGATAAGTTTATCGTGGAGCGCATGGGGAGGAAGGAAATATTATAATCACGAAGTTGTAAGCTGGCTAAAAACAGATTTCAAGATCAATCTATTGCGTGTCGCTATGGCTGTTGAACCTGACGGTGGGTATTTGAAAGATCCTATTGGACAGGAAAGGCTCATTACAACAGTTATTGATGCGGCGATAAAGGAAGGTATATATGTTTTAATAGATTGGCACGATCATCATGCTAATCTGAACATAAAGGAAGCAAAAACCTTTTTTAAAAAGATATCAGCAAAATATTCAGGTGTTCCTAATATTATTTATGAAATATGGAATGAACCCGAGCGTGTAGAATGGAAAGTGGTAAAGGATTATGCAATGGAAGTTATAACCGAAATTCGCAAAAATGACAAGGAAAATATTATTGTGGTTGGTAGCCCTAATTGGGATCAGGATATTGATATAGCAGCGAAAGATCCCATTAAGGGTTTTAAAAACATTGCGTATTCCTTTCATTTCTATGCATCTGATCCTAATCACCAGGAAAAGCTGATGAACAAGGCAGATCATGCTATTGCAAGAGGGCTACCGATTATGGTTACTGAATGGGGCGTTGGAGAGGCAAATGGAAATGGGGTGTTCGATGTGCAAAAAAGTGACGGATGGATGAATTGGATGGAAAAGCATAAACTAAGTTCTGCCAATTGGAACCTAACTGATAAAAAAGAAACCACGGCATTGCTATTACCCGGTGCTTCGGCATCCGGACAATGGCCGTCCACAATGCTTACACCTGCCGGAATTTATATAAGACAGTGGCTCATTAAACTGAACAAAAATTAA